AATAGCAGAGAATAAACAAATAACTTATTACGCCCCTCTTCATCAGAAGGAACATTCAGTAGAGGTTGAAGTTCCATTTCTGCAGGTTGTATTAAATAATTTTTCAATAATTCCTGTTGTTATCGGCGATAAAAAAATGGCAATTTGCCGGGGCCTGGCTGATGCTTTAACCAAGGTTCTGAAAGGAAAAAAAATTTTATTTATCGCCTCGAGCGATATGTCACATTACTATGAATACGCGACAGCTAATCTGATAGATGAAAAGACGCTTAGAGCAATAGAAAGATTTTCCCCGGATGAGCTTTCAGATAAATTAAATAGCGGTGATGTGGAGCTTTGCGGCGGGGCAGCAATAATAACCGTGATGATCGCAGCTAAGAAATTCGGCGCCGATAAGGTAAAGGTGCTTAAGTATGCTAATTCAGGAGATACATCGGGTGAAAAGAAGAGCGTAGTTGGTTATGCGGCCATAGCCTTTTACCGGTCTTCTAAAAAGCCGCCTGCATCATTAGAATAAAAATTTATACTAAGCAATAGAAGCTCGTTTAACATTGTCAAAAATGGAGATTTTATAATGAACAACCAGCGGTTGAGCAGGGTAGCTGAGATAATTCGCCAGGAAATATCCGAACTTATCCAAAAAGAAGTAAAAGACCCCCGGATAGGTTTTATCACTATTACCGGAGTTAAGGTAACGGCTGACTTGAGATTTGCCGATGTTTATTTTAGCGTATTGGGCAGTGATAAAAATAAGAAGTCTACCCGGATCGGCTTACAGAATGCAGCCGGTTTTTTAAGAAAAGCCGTTGGCCAGAGGTTGAGGATGCGTTTTGTGCCAGAGATCAGATTCAGGTTTGATAAGTCAATTGAATATAGCGCACAGATAGACGATGTTTTAGCGAAAATAAAAAAGGAAAAGGAAATATGACTCTAAGCCAGGTCATCAGTGCTATAAAGAAATACGACAGCTTTCTTATTTCTTCTCATGTTAATCCCGACGGTGATGCGGTTGGAAGCCAATTTGCCATGAGGTCTCTTTTGAAGCAGATGAAAAAAAAGGCCGTTATAATCAATGATAAGCCTTTGCCTGCTATGTATGATTTTTTGGGAAAGTGGACCTGTATCGACGAATTAGTCCGAAAGCCAAATTTCGAAGTTGCGATCATTATGGATTCTTCTAATCTGAACAGATTAGGCAGGGTGCCGTCTCTTTTATCGCCGGCAAAAAAGATAATCAATATTGACCACCACGTCAGCAATGAGAATTTCGGCGATATAAACTGGGTGGATACCAGGGCCGGTGCGGCCGGTGAAATGGTTTATTATCTCTACAAAAAGCTGAATTGCCCGATTAAAAATGAAAGCGCTTTAGCGATGTATGTGGCCATCTTAACCGATACGGGTTCGTTTAGATATGCCAATACAACCAGCAGTACTTACCGGGTAGCCAGCCATCTTCTCGAATGCGGGGTAAAACCGGAAATCGTGGCTGAAAAAATGTACGAAGTTAATTCGCTGGCCGGGATGAGATTGTTAGGAATGGCGCTTTCAACCATTAAGGTTATCAATCACGATGGATCTATTGCTTGGTTATATGTAACAAATGATATGCTGAGAAAAGCAGGGGCTGATTGGCAGGATACAGAATATTTTGTAAATTATGCCCGTTCACTTTATGGAGTGGAAATAGCCATCTTCTTCAGCGAGACCGAGGTAAAGGGCAGGATCAGGGTCTGCCTGCGGTCCAAAAGTGTAGTAGATGTAACATTAATTGCCGGAAAGTTTGGCGGAGGAGGACATTGTCGGGCGAGCGGCTGCAGAATAAAAGGCACATTGGATGAGGTGATTAAAAAGGTAGTAGCAGAGTCTCAAGGAGCATTGAAACATGGACGGGATATTAGTCGTTAACAAACCGAGCGGGTTGACTAGCCACGATGTAGTTGATTTTATCAAAAAGAAATTCCGAATGAAAAAAGTAGGGCATGCCGGCACATTAGACCCTCTGGCTACCGGAATTCTAGTTATCCTGCTCAACAAGTCTACAAAGCTTTCAAACAAGATAATGGATGACAGCAAAGAATACGAAGTAACCTTGCAGCTGGGTGTTTCTACTGATTCCGGGGATGCAGACGGCAAAATAATTTCGAAATCAGACAAGTTTAATATAAAACAGGAGAAATTCCAGGATGTTATCAAAAACTTTCTGGGTGATATTGAACAAATTCCGCCGATGGTTTCCGCATTAAAATATAAAGGCAAAAGGCTTTATCAACTGGCCAGAAAGGGGATTGAAGTGCCTCGCAAACCCCGCTGGATCCACATTTTTAAAATTGAGATCGTGAAATTTGCCCCCCCGTTTGTCAATCTTCGCGTTCTTTGTTCAAAAGGTACATATATCAGGACTCTTTGTTCTGAAATCGGCCGGTTCTTGGGGTGCGGCGCTTATGCCGCCAAGATGTGCCGGACCAGAAGCGGCAATTATCGTATTGAAGATAGTCTTACGCTGGATGAGCTGGGGAAAATGAGCGATGAGGACCTGAGAGAGAAGATAGTGACTTTATAATAACTGGATCCTGCAGTCAAGCCGCAGGATGGCAGTGGATGATAATATGCAGGTAATTAAAGGGTTAGATAAAATAAAAAGGAAATTTAAGAAACCGATAGTTACCATCGGAACCTTTGATGGAGTCCATATTGGCCATCAAAAAATTATAACCGAAGTGAAGAAAAGAGCTGAGCTGACAGGCGGAACCAGCGTCGTTATCACCTTTGATCTTCATCCCTTAAGAGTGATAAACTTTGAAGGCAGCCCCCCTCTTTTAACCTCTATGGAGCATAAGATGAAGTTGTTGGATGATATGGGGGTTAAAAAATGTTTATTGCTTAAATTTAAGAGAGATTTTTTTACCCTTACCCCGGAGGAGTTTGTTAAGAAAACCCTGGTTGAGAGCCTGAAGGTTAACGAAATATTTTTAGGGAACAATTATTGCTTTGGGAGAGGTAAAAGCGGCGATATCAAACTGATGCAGGCTTTGGCAGAAAAGTATTCTTTTTATTTACATAAGATGAAATTGATTAAACTAAACGGGAATATCGTCAGCAGTAGTTTAATACGGTCTTTTCTGAAGCAGGGTAAATTAAACCAGGCAGCAAGGTTTTTAGGCCGTCCTTTTTCTATTTTAGGACAGGTGGTAAAGGGGAGTAAGCGCGGAAGGTTAATAGGTTATCCAACCGCAAATTTAAAACCATATCATGAAGTTATTCCTCCCGGCGGAGTTTATGCGGTTAAGGTGAGCTTGGGCCGGAGGCTGTATAACGCAATAATTAACATTGGCAGCAGGCCTACGTTTGAGTTTATCGACGGGGAAAACATAGAGCCAATAATTGAGGTTCATATCTTTGATTTTAACTCCTCTCTCTATGGCCGTGAGCTGGAAGTTGTTTTTGCAGGGAAAATCCGCAATGAACGCAGATTTTCAGGAAAAGAAGAGCTGATTAGGCAGATTAGGCTGGACGAAGCCAGGGCCAGAAGACTGCTCGATTCTCCTTTACATATTTTTTCAACTGTGGTAAAATAAAATATCCCGGAGGTGTATATGAGTTTAAGTAAAGAAGAAAAAGAACAGGTAATCAAAGATTACCGCGGTGATGAAAAAGATACCGGCTCCAGTTCTGTACAGATCGCCTTATTAACTAAAAGAATAAATGATCTTAGCGAACATTTTAAGCTTCACAAAAAAGATCATCATTCACGATATGGCCTTTTGAAGCTGGTAAGCCAGAGAAGAAAGCTTTCAAATTATTTAAAGAAAAAGAACCCGACGCAATACGCTGATGTCATAAAAAAGCTGGGATTGCGCAGATAAGGAGAAAACGTGTCTGAAAAAGTTATAACAAAAATCGGTAGCCAGGATTTGATTATTGAAACAGGAAAAATAGCTAACTCAGCTGATGGTTCAGTTACAGTTCAACACGGAGGAACTATTGTGCTGGTAACAGTAGTTGCCTCTAAAAAGATGAAAGAAGGCATGAGCTTTCTTCCGTTGACCGTTGAGTATAGAGAAAAAACTTACGCTGCCGGTAAGATCCCCGGCGGTTTTTTTAAAAGGGAAGGAAGGCCTTCGGAAAAGGAAATACTAACTTCACGGTTGATCGACCGGCCGCTGAGGGCGCTTTTTCCCAAGGGTTTTGCCAATGAGGTCCAGGTTATCGCAACGGTTTTATCTGCCGATGAACAAAATGACCCTGATTGCCTGGCGGTAATTGGAGCTTCAGCAGCGCTGGCTGTGTCTGATGTGCCTTTTCCTGAATTAGTCGGAGCAATAAGGGTAGGCAAGGCAGGGGATAAATTCGTTATTAACCCCGCTTATTCAGAACTGGAAGAAAACGGCTTGGATTTGATAGTAGCGGGGACCAGGCAGGGCGTCATCATGCTGGAGGGCGGTGCTGACCAATGTGATGAAAAAACGATCTTAGAAGCTATAGAGTTTGGATATGAAAACCTCCTGGGGATAATCGATCTGCAGGAAAAATTGGCTAAATCCAGCGGAAAGCCTAAAAGAGAAATTGAGCTTAAGAAAACAGACCAGGAGTTTTATCAACAAATAAAAGATTTAAGCCAGGAAAAATTGGACGAAATAGTTAAAATAGACTTGAAGGAACAACGGGAAGAAGAGTTTAACCTTCTTTGCAATCAGCTGATAGAGAAGCTGGTTACTGAAAATTCTGAAAAGACAGAAGGTGATATTAAAGATATCTTAGAGCAGATTGAATGTGAAAAAGTAAGAGAGATGATCGTGGAGCAGGGCAAAAGAATAGGAGGCCGGGACTATAAAACCGTCAGGCCGGTTGATTGTGAAACAGGCGTATTGCCCCGGGCTCATGGTTCAGCCATATTTACCCGGGGCCAAACCCAGAGCTTAGCCACTGCTACTCTGGGAAGCAGAATGGATGAGCAGATGATAGATGCCTTAAAAGGCGTGTCTTATAAACGGTTTATGCTGCATTACAACTTTCCTCCGTTTAGCGTCGGAGAAGTCCGTCCGATGCGCGGGACAGGCAGAAGAGAGATTGGGCACGGTGCATTAGCCGAAAGGGCAATGAAGCCGGTTATGCCTTCGGAAGATGATTTTCCTTATACCGTCAGGCTGGTCTCTGATATTTTGGAATCAAATGGCTCTTCAAGTATGGCTACTGTCTGTGGCGCTTCTTTAGCGATGATGGATGCCGGCATACCGGTGAAGGCCCAGGTTGCCGGGATAGCTATGGGTTTGGTCAAGCAAAATGGAAAGGAAGCAGTCCTCACTGATATTATCGGTTCAGAAGACCATTTCGGAGATATGGACTTTAAGGTCGCTGGAACTGCCAAAGGAATTACCGCATTGCAGTTAGATATTAAAATGAACGTGATTTCAAATGAAGTTCTTGCCCGGGCTTTGGAAGAGGCTAAGAGCGCCCGGATATTTATTCTTGATAAAATGGATCAAGTCCTGGATAAGGCCAGAAGCTCTCTTTCGCCTTACGCACCCAGGATTATCACGCTTAAAGTTAACCCGAGCAAAGTGGGGGATGTAATCGGCCCCGGCGGAAAGATTATCAGGAAGATTCAGGATGATACAGGCGCTAAGATCGAGATTGAAGACGGCGGAAAGATAAATATCGTTTCCGTAAATGAGGAAGCGAGCAATAAAGCGGTGGAGATAATTAAGAAGTTGGTCGAAGAAGCAGAAATAGGAAAGATATATTTAGCGAAGGTGGGTAAAATAACTAATTTCGGCGCCTTCTGTGAAATTTTACCCGGTCAATCCGGATTGATTCATGTCTCTGAGATGGACAAAGGATATGTTAAAAAGGTCGGGGATGTTTTAAAAGAAGGCGAGGAAGTATTGGTTAAAGTGATTGGTATAGATGAACAAGGCAGGATTAATCTTTCCCGCAAGCAAGCTATGGGAGAAGAAAATAAATAAATTGCTAAACTGTTAAATGGCTAAATTGTTATAAAGATCCAAAAAATATTTTATTACAGTATTTTGTTAAAAATTGATTTTAAGAGGGATAAACAAATTTAACAATTTAAATGAATGCGGCTTTAAGCACGGACATGGTTTTAAAGATTAGATTAAGCCCCGAGGCCAAAGAGAAGGGTTTAGTCCCGCCTTCTTATTCAAGAGAAGGAGATGCCGGCCTGGACTTACGGGCAGTGGAAACCGCTGATATTGCGCCCAAAGGAAGAAAGGTTATCGGAACCGGCCTGCATCTTGCTATTCCTGCGGGTTTTGTGGGAATTATTAAAGACCGCAGCGGCCTGGCTTCAAAAGAGGGCATCCATGTTATGGCCGGAGTGGTAGATTCAAATTATAGAGGGGAAGTGAAGGTAGTGGCTTTAAATACTACCGGGGAAAATTATTGCATTGAGGCAGGACAACGTTTTGCCCAAATGTTGATCTTGCCCGTAGCCCGGGTAAAAATAGAAGAAGGTTCAAGCCTAAACAGCACCAACAGGAACGAAAACGGTTGGGGAAGTACTGGACAATAATGACTAAGGAGAGAGTAAACGAAGCAATAGGTTTACTACTGATAGCTGTTTCTGTTTTAATTAGCCTGAGCCTTATTTCCTATAATCCCGGCGATACAAACCTGATTACCTCTTCAACAAATCTCCAGATAAATAATTTCGTAGGAGTAGCCGGAGCCTATTTGGCTCAAGCCATCTTTTTTTTAATAGGAAAAGGCGCTTATTTAATCCCTTTTTTCATCGCTATCTGGGGGATATTCAAATTAAGGGGTAAAAAAACAGAGCACTTCTACCTTAAGCTGATCGGCGCTATAATTCTCCTTGTGTCTATTTCGTCAATATTTAGTCTGCAGGGAGTAGATGTTCAACGGATAGCCAATGGCGGAATTGTT
This DNA window, taken from Candidatus Omnitrophota bacterium, encodes the following:
- the amrB gene encoding AmmeMemoRadiSam system protein B, with translation MKKFKTLNSVILAALMLFSRGYFIQKAFCGGTVRRPVVSGRFYPSDARALRIMIENFLEKAAPSKLEGELIGLVVPHAGYRYSGEIAAWGYKLLEEKEFETVVILGPSHYLHYQGSSVYNIGDYRTPLGVVKVNKGLSDKIIAENKQITYYAPLHQKEHSVEVEVPFLQVVLNNFSIIPVVIGDKKMAICRGLADALTKVLKGKKILFIASSDMSHYYEYATANLIDEKTLRAIERFSPDELSDKLNSGDVELCGGAAIITVMIAAKKFGADKVKVLKYANSGDTSGEKKSVVGYAAIAFYRSSKKPPASLE
- the rbfA gene encoding 30S ribosome-binding factor RbfA; translation: MNNQRLSRVAEIIRQEISELIQKEVKDPRIGFITITGVKVTADLRFADVYFSVLGSDKNKKSTRIGLQNAAGFLRKAVGQRLRMRFVPEIRFRFDKSIEYSAQIDDVLAKIKKEKEI
- a CDS encoding bifunctional oligoribonuclease/PAP phosphatase NrnA, yielding MTLSQVISAIKKYDSFLISSHVNPDGDAVGSQFAMRSLLKQMKKKAVIINDKPLPAMYDFLGKWTCIDELVRKPNFEVAIIMDSSNLNRLGRVPSLLSPAKKIINIDHHVSNENFGDINWVDTRAGAAGEMVYYLYKKLNCPIKNESALAMYVAILTDTGSFRYANTTSSTYRVASHLLECGVKPEIVAEKMYEVNSLAGMRLLGMALSTIKVINHDGSIAWLYVTNDMLRKAGADWQDTEYFVNYARSLYGVEIAIFFSETEVKGRIRVCLRSKSVVDVTLIAGKFGGGGHCRASGCRIKGTLDEVIKKVVAESQGALKHGRDISR
- the truB gene encoding tRNA pseudouridine(55) synthase TruB, whose protein sequence is MDGILVVNKPSGLTSHDVVDFIKKKFRMKKVGHAGTLDPLATGILVILLNKSTKLSNKIMDDSKEYEVTLQLGVSTDSGDADGKIISKSDKFNIKQEKFQDVIKNFLGDIEQIPPMVSALKYKGKRLYQLARKGIEVPRKPRWIHIFKIEIVKFAPPFVNLRVLCSKGTYIRTLCSEIGRFLGCGAYAAKMCRTRSGNYRIEDSLTLDELGKMSDEDLREKIVTL
- a CDS encoding bifunctional riboflavin kinase/FAD synthetase, whose amino-acid sequence is MAVDDNMQVIKGLDKIKRKFKKPIVTIGTFDGVHIGHQKIITEVKKRAELTGGTSVVITFDLHPLRVINFEGSPPLLTSMEHKMKLLDDMGVKKCLLLKFKRDFFTLTPEEFVKKTLVESLKVNEIFLGNNYCFGRGKSGDIKLMQALAEKYSFYLHKMKLIKLNGNIVSSSLIRSFLKQGKLNQAARFLGRPFSILGQVVKGSKRGRLIGYPTANLKPYHEVIPPGGVYAVKVSLGRRLYNAIINIGSRPTFEFIDGENIEPIIEVHIFDFNSSLYGRELEVVFAGKIRNERRFSGKEELIRQIRLDEARARRLLDSPLHIFSTVVK
- the rpsO gene encoding 30S ribosomal protein S15; this translates as MSLSKEEKEQVIKDYRGDEKDTGSSSVQIALLTKRINDLSEHFKLHKKDHHSRYGLLKLVSQRRKLSNYLKKKNPTQYADVIKKLGLRR
- the pnp gene encoding polyribonucleotide nucleotidyltransferase, which codes for MSEKVITKIGSQDLIIETGKIANSADGSVTVQHGGTIVLVTVVASKKMKEGMSFLPLTVEYREKTYAAGKIPGGFFKREGRPSEKEILTSRLIDRPLRALFPKGFANEVQVIATVLSADEQNDPDCLAVIGASAALAVSDVPFPELVGAIRVGKAGDKFVINPAYSELEENGLDLIVAGTRQGVIMLEGGADQCDEKTILEAIEFGYENLLGIIDLQEKLAKSSGKPKREIELKKTDQEFYQQIKDLSQEKLDEIVKIDLKEQREEEFNLLCNQLIEKLVTENSEKTEGDIKDILEQIECEKVREMIVEQGKRIGGRDYKTVRPVDCETGVLPRAHGSAIFTRGQTQSLATATLGSRMDEQMIDALKGVSYKRFMLHYNFPPFSVGEVRPMRGTGRREIGHGALAERAMKPVMPSEDDFPYTVRLVSDILESNGSSSMATVCGASLAMMDAGIPVKAQVAGIAMGLVKQNGKEAVLTDIIGSEDHFGDMDFKVAGTAKGITALQLDIKMNVISNEVLARALEEAKSARIFILDKMDQVLDKARSSLSPYAPRIITLKVNPSKVGDVIGPGGKIIRKIQDDTGAKIEIEDGGKINIVSVNEEASNKAVEIIKKLVEEAEIGKIYLAKVGKITNFGAFCEILPGQSGLIHVSEMDKGYVKKVGDVLKEGEEVLVKVIGIDEQGRINLSRKQAMGEENK
- the dut gene encoding dUTP diphosphatase — translated: MVLKIRLSPEAKEKGLVPPSYSREGDAGLDLRAVETADIAPKGRKVIGTGLHLAIPAGFVGIIKDRSGLASKEGIHVMAGVVDSNYRGEVKVVALNTTGENYCIEAGQRFAQMLILPVARVKIEEGSSLNSTNRNENGWGSTGQ